Proteins from a single region of Apium graveolens cultivar Ventura chromosome 7, ASM990537v1, whole genome shotgun sequence:
- the LOC141673028 gene encoding pyruvate decarboxylase 3-like yields the protein MEAFRCVDNIAMRSESNHFSDNGGCTIEVEMHDGPYNVIKNWNYPALVDAIHNGEGKSWTTKVRCEEDLVEIIETATGEKKRLSLLY from the exons ATGGAAGCTTTTAG ATGTGTCGACAATATTGCAATGCGGTCTGAATCAAATCATTTTTCTGATAACGGAGGTTGTACCATTGAAGTTGAGATGCATGATGGACCATACAATGTGATCAAGAACTGGAACTACCCTGCACTAGTTGATGCGATTCACAATGGTGAAGGCAAAAGCTGGACGACTAAG GTCCGCTGTGAGGAAGATCTTGTTGAAATAATAGAGACAGCAACGGGAGAAAAAAAAAGATTGTCTTTGCTTTATTGA